The Virgibacillus sp. MSP4-1 genome has a segment encoding these proteins:
- a CDS encoding Mrp/NBP35 family ATP-binding protein: protein MLSKSEIIEILHPFKDPYLHRTFEETGAIQEISIKEEKNHVSIKLAIGNPNSAEQMQLQQEIVNALKKEGAATVGLRFSKLPDEVMQQYEGAAKKSKEAELLGGQEDVNFIAVASGKGGVGKSTVTVNLAVALARLGKKVGIVDADIYGFSVPDMMGVENRPQVRGEKIIPVERFGVKIVSMGFFVEDNSPIIWRGPMLGKMLTSFFKEVEWGDLDYLLLDLPPGTGDMALDVHSMLPSSKELIVTTPHPTAAFVAARAGQMALKTEHEILGVIENMAYFESTLTGEKEYVFGQGGGDKLAEVLKTDVLGRLPLQQPYEEEDEFAPGVYQKDHPTGNTFLKIADKITKKFGE, encoded by the coding sequence ATGTTATCCAAGTCAGAAATTATCGAAATTTTACATCCTTTTAAAGATCCATATTTACATAGAACCTTTGAAGAAACAGGTGCTATCCAGGAGATTTCTATCAAAGAAGAAAAAAATCATGTCAGTATAAAATTGGCTATTGGAAACCCGAATTCTGCTGAGCAGATGCAGCTTCAACAGGAAATTGTAAACGCATTAAAAAAGGAAGGAGCTGCTACAGTAGGCTTGCGCTTCTCGAAACTGCCTGATGAGGTCATGCAACAGTATGAAGGAGCAGCGAAAAAGAGTAAAGAGGCAGAGCTATTAGGTGGACAGGAGGATGTTAACTTTATCGCGGTTGCCAGTGGTAAAGGTGGTGTAGGAAAATCCACCGTAACGGTTAACCTGGCTGTTGCTCTTGCCCGCTTAGGAAAAAAGGTCGGGATTGTCGATGCTGATATCTACGGGTTCAGTGTCCCAGACATGATGGGAGTGGAAAATCGCCCGCAAGTACGCGGTGAAAAGATTATTCCAGTCGAACGTTTTGGTGTAAAAATTGTTTCGATGGGCTTTTTCGTGGAAGATAACTCCCCGATTATCTGGAGAGGCCCAATGCTCGGTAAAATGCTGACAAGCTTCTTTAAAGAAGTGGAATGGGGCGATCTTGATTACTTGTTACTTGACCTGCCTCCAGGGACAGGGGATATGGCTCTCGATGTGCACTCCATGCTGCCATCTTCCAAGGAGCTGATTGTGACAACTCCACACCCTACAGCTGCATTTGTCGCTGCACGTGCGGGTCAAATGGCTCTGAAAACCGAGCATGAAATATTGGGTGTTATCGAAAATATGGCCTACTTTGAAAGTACACTAACGGGTGAAAAAGAGTATGTTTTTGGACAAGGTGGTGGCGACAAGCTTGCCGAAGTCTTAAAAACAGATGTACTGGGACGCCTACCTCTGCAGCAGCCTTATGAAGAGGAAGACGAATTTGCTCCTGGTGTGTATCAGAAAGACCATCCAACCGGAAATACATTCCTGAAAATCGCCGATAAAATCACGAAAAAGTTTGGTGAGTAA
- the gerD gene encoding spore germination lipoprotein GerD: MIKKWLLILTIFMFITACGGDTGQSQGDAEYETTKKMVVDIVKTDEGKKALQEVLSDEKMKQQLVMDSAMVKDAINSTLTSDKGKKFWSKLFEDPKFVKTYTEATKDSQEKLIKGLMKDSEYQKSMMDLLQNPEMEDMIQQTLQSQKFKEHLEKSIQETLESPLFKAKMSEILLKAAEDMQKQQGGQSGSGQGSGGQSGGGSGGSGGSGGGGGSGGSS; encoded by the coding sequence ATGATAAAAAAATGGTTGCTCATCTTAACCATTTTCATGTTTATAACCGCTTGCGGAGGAGATACAGGGCAATCTCAAGGCGACGCGGAGTATGAAACAACCAAAAAAATGGTGGTTGATATTGTAAAAACCGATGAAGGAAAAAAAGCCCTTCAGGAAGTTCTAAGTGATGAAAAAATGAAACAGCAATTAGTTATGGATTCAGCCATGGTAAAGGATGCTATAAATAGTACACTGACTTCGGATAAAGGGAAAAAGTTCTGGAGCAAACTGTTTGAAGATCCGAAGTTTGTTAAAACCTATACAGAAGCAACTAAGGATTCTCAGGAGAAATTAATAAAGGGACTTATGAAGGACTCCGAATATCAAAAGTCAATGATGGATTTATTGCAGAATCCGGAAATGGAGGATATGATTCAGCAGACTTTACAGAGTCAAAAATTTAAAGAGCACCTGGAGAAGTCCATCCAGGAAACACTGGAGAGTCCATTATTTAAAGCAAAAATGAGTGAAATCCTCCTAAAAGCCGCTGAAGACATGCAAAAGCAGCAAGGCGGTCAATCAGGCTCCGGACAGGGCAGCGGAGGCCAAAGCGGAGGAGGCTCCGGCGGCTCTGGCGGATCCGGTGGCGGTGGAGGATCAGGAGGTTCTTCATAA
- a CDS encoding KinB-signaling pathway activation protein — protein sequence MTTQKWVHLFFKTLFLGAIAAIVTSFFVKTDSYTMFMDPINVWELFGALIWFMGIGFLFSVVSQTGFFAYLFLNRFGLNIFRGFWRPVQMVLIAFVLFDLVYFPYQSAGDDANLGPYVLTALGLFLYGMAVAYFKAKETIQKAFLPAVFFMVVVTVIEWVPVLRTNQTDWMWLMIVPLLVCNTYQLMQLHRLTRPNEEKPAVTAQNHNANSNVK from the coding sequence GTGACAACTCAGAAGTGGGTTCACTTATTTTTTAAAACATTATTTTTAGGGGCTATTGCTGCCATTGTTACAAGCTTCTTTGTGAAAACCGATTCATACACAATGTTTATGGACCCAATAAATGTATGGGAACTGTTTGGTGCCCTCATCTGGTTCATGGGTATTGGCTTTCTTTTTAGTGTTGTGAGTCAGACCGGATTCTTCGCTTATTTATTTCTGAACCGCTTTGGATTGAATATCTTCCGTGGGTTTTGGCGTCCTGTTCAGATGGTTCTCATTGCGTTTGTTTTGTTTGATCTTGTATATTTCCCTTACCAGAGTGCAGGGGACGATGCAAACCTGGGCCCATATGTTCTAACCGCACTTGGTCTATTTTTATATGGAATGGCCGTGGCGTATTTCAAGGCAAAGGAAACAATTCAGAAAGCTTTTCTTCCTGCTGTTTTCTTTATGGTGGTTGTAACGGTTATTGAATGGGTACCGGTGTTAAGAACGAATCAAACGGACTGGATGTGGCTTATGATTGTCCCATTACTGGTCTGTAATACATATCAATTAATGCAGCTTCACCGGCTTACAAGACCCAATGAAGAAAAGCCGGCCGTAACTGCACAGAACCATAATGCAAATTCAAATGTTAAATAA
- a CDS encoding polysaccharide deacetylase family protein, whose amino-acid sequence MKSNYRTNKNRWLIIFITAFFAALYLFAETTSSFSIVSKKEEPKAFIKSGEEDSDQISLTFNISWGQEKVFDILDILKEQDIHATFFVSGEWAERHPKILEQIAEDNHEIGMLGYRYKSYVKQDMEEVRTDLLRAKEVFRKLGYPDIKLLRPPSGHFNEEVLKTVDQLGLTTIYWSINPDDWKNPGTKKIADTILDKASGGDIILLHASDVIKHTGSALKETIPKLKRDLSFVTISELISNSSSESEALN is encoded by the coding sequence ATGAAATCGAACTATAGAACGAACAAAAATCGGTGGCTCATCATATTCATCACCGCTTTTTTTGCGGCTCTCTATCTTTTTGCCGAAACAACGAGTTCTTTTTCGATAGTATCCAAAAAGGAAGAACCTAAAGCTTTTATCAAAAGTGGAGAGGAAGATTCAGATCAGATATCCCTTACTTTTAACATAAGCTGGGGACAGGAAAAGGTATTTGATATTTTGGATATTTTAAAGGAGCAGGACATTCACGCCACTTTTTTTGTCAGTGGTGAGTGGGCAGAACGTCATCCAAAGATATTGGAACAGATAGCTGAGGATAATCACGAAATAGGAATGCTCGGTTATCGTTATAAAAGTTACGTGAAGCAGGATATGGAAGAAGTGAGAACGGATTTATTAAGGGCGAAAGAGGTATTCCGGAAGTTGGGCTATCCGGATATCAAGCTGTTAAGACCTCCAAGTGGTCATTTTAATGAAGAGGTATTAAAAACAGTGGATCAATTAGGACTGACAACCATTTACTGGAGCATAAATCCTGATGACTGGAAAAATCCCGGCACGAAAAAGATTGCCGATACAATCCTGGATAAAGCATCAGGCGGAGACATTATCCTTTTGCATGCTTCTGATGTTATTAAACATACGGGGTCTGCACTGAAGGAAACCATACCAAAACTAAAAAGAGATTTATCATTCGTCACGATTTCCGAGCTCATTTCTAACAGTTCATCGGAAAGTGAGGCACTCAATTAA